Proteins from a single region of Amblyomma americanum isolate KBUSLIRL-KWMA chromosome 10, ASM5285725v1, whole genome shotgun sequence:
- the LOC144106407 gene encoding endothelin-converting enzyme 1-like, whose product MFWQDETERLGYLDVPVLPVTPDRDATGGTTAGGGKPPLPPQPQRRAKTIADVASAPKQPPSTPLSPMSVTRWVSSKVRSQNVIMALTGAVGLAIFVLFSIQLLSRRTNWKPDAGKWPRTKICQTDDCARHVALLTESLNYSVNPCDDFGAYVCSAWRPRRTIFDAPASQLGDVVTSWFEHLDALLSDGSRFVTVARKPLALLRACESYRSILEPSPSATAAFRDFLVHLGLSWPERPPADVDALGVLLSLVYKWDLCFWLHVTLLPAKTPERKERLAMSHGSAPIVRRFVREHHRLVADGTYAAHLKAHLALLATDDHNVTSWANDKVASFAAAQGLIGDALLEVVNKQIAVPELVSFSDLGNTTGRLNSSEWLTSVSNIVKPTAKFVDSDMVLVKDASVLRFISTVFDAFDNPELVFHLSWQFVRTYAGVVDWSLRQDTYDFGRPTLFCPEDVDRVFQPLIVALYSHLKTTKEERKRIDANLKGIVSWVVERIAEMPLSHLNGAGRHPALFMLESLRVRAWPAVALLRDISEIYASFPDDESSSFVELWIQSRRCLQGLVDSPFRTVLSPYKHGQLPLLVSYDYLANKIDVGMAALNSPLYYKNATKATFYGGLGFLFASELIKLVESTGNGLRPERIGGAGQAVFHPQVAATQGRQTGCGNGSHLLPHLPALEAAYGALGEDTKTSALQISANLTEPQVFFMTMCRTMCGNPGWHSLSTADCNSLVQNSASFGNAFACPSGSRMNPASKCRFFAKM is encoded by the exons ATGTTCTGGCAGGACGAGACCGAGCGGCTGGGCTATCTGGACGTACCGGTCTTGCCGGTCACCCCAGATAGGGACGCCACTGGCGGGACCACGGCCGGCGGCGGCAAACCACCGCTTCCTCCACAGCCTCAGCGGCGAGCCAAGACCATCGCAGACGTCGCCAGCGCCCCGAAGCAGCCGCCGTCAACCCCGCTGAGCCCCATGTCG GTGACGAGATGGGTGTCTTCGAAAGTGCGCTCCCAAAATGTGATAATGGCGCTAACTGGAGCAGTGGGCCTCGCCATTTTCGTCCTGTTTAGCATCCAGCTGCTCTCCAGACGGACTAACTGGAAACCCGATGCTGGAAAATGGCCCAG GACCAAGATCTGCCAAACCGATGACTGTGCCAGGCACGTCGCGCTACTGACGGAGTCGCTGAACTACAGCGTGAACCCGTGCGACGACTTCGGCGCTTACGTCTGTTCCGCCTGGCGACCTCGCCGAACGATCTTTGACGCCCCGGCCTCCCAGCTGGGCGACGTCGTGACCTCGTGGTTCGAACACCTGGACGCCCTCCTATCCGACGGTTCGCGGTTCGTCACGGTAGCCCGCAAGCCACTCGCCTTGCTCCGCGCCTGCGAAAGCTACCGTTCTATACTGGAGCCATCGCCCTCGGCGACTGCAGCGTTCCGGGACTTCCTGGTCCACTTGGGTCTCTCGTGGCCCGAACGGCCGCCTGCCGATGTTGACGCACTCGGAGTGCTTCTGAGTCTCGTCTATAAGTGGGACCTCTGCTTCTGGCTTCACGTCACTCTCTTGCCAGCGAAGACGCCCGAAAGGAAAGAGCGTCTGGCCATGTCGCATGGCTCTGCACCTATTGTACGTCGCTTCGTCAGAGAACACCACCGGCTCGTTGCCGATGGCACCTATGCTGCGCACCTGAAAGCTCACCTCGCTCTCCTGGCGACTGATGACCATAACGTGACCTCGTGGGCTAATGACAAGGTCGCGAGCTTTGCAGCTGCTCAAGGCCTGATAGGAGACGCGCTACTCGAAGTGGTCAACAAGCAGATAGCGGTACCTGAGCTTGTTTCCTTCAGTGACTTAGGCAACACCACGGGCAGGCTGAATTCTTCGGAATGGCTTACAAGTGTCTCCAACATCGTCAAACCGACAGCGAAGTTCGTCGACAGCGACATGGTGCTCGTCAAGGACGCGTCGGTTTTGAGATTCATCAGCACGGTGTTCGACGCGTTCGACAACCCGGAACTCGTCTTTCATCTGTCCTGGCAGTTTGTccggacgtacgctggagtcgtCGACTGGTCTCTGCGACAAGACACTTACGACTTCGGCCGTCCGACTCTCTTCTGCCCCGAAGACGTCGACAGGGTGTTCCAGCCGCTGATCGTGGCCTTGTACTCGCATCTCAAGACGACGAAGGAAGAACGGAAGCGCATCGACGCCAACTTGAAAGGCATCGTGAGCTGGGTGGTCGAACGAATCGCCGAGATGCCTCTGTCCCACTTGAACGGCGCTGGCAGACACCCCGCCCTGTTCATGCTCGAAAGCCTGAGAGTTCGGGCATGGCCAGCCGTAGCGTTGCTGAGGGACATCAGCGAAATTTACGCTTCGTTCCCTGACGACGAATCGTCGTCCTTTGTGGAACTATGGATCCAGTCCAGGAGGTGCCTCCAAGGTCTTGTCGATAGCCCGTTTCGCACCGTCTTGAGCCCCTACAAGCACGGTCAGTTGCCCCTGCTCGTGTCCTACGACTACCTGGCGAACAAAATCGACGTCGGTATGGCGGCTCTGAACAGCCCCCTGTACTACAAGAACGCGACCAAAGCCACGTTCTACGGCGGCCTCGGATTCCTGTTCGCTTCGGAGCTCATAAAGCTCGTGGAATCGACGGGGAATGGTCTGCGCCCGGAAAGAATCGGTGGCGCCGGCCAAGCTGTCTTCCATCCTCAAGTGGCGGCGACTCAGGGTCGACAAACGGGTTGCGGCAATGGCAGCCACTTGCTGCCACACTTGCCGGCTCTGGAGGCCGCCTACGGCGCCTTGGGCGAGGATACGAAGACGTCCGCATTGCAGATCAGCGCAAATCtgaccgagccacaggtgtttttcATGACAATGTGTCGCACTATGTGCGGGAATCCAGGCTGGCATAGCCTGTCGACCGCCGACTGTAACTCGCTGGTGCAGAATTCGGCCTCTTTCggtaatgctttcgcatgtccGAGCGGGTCCAGGATGAACCCGGCGTCAAAATGTCGATTCTTTGCGAAGATGTGA